A stretch of Eubalaena glacialis isolate mEubGla1 chromosome 10, mEubGla1.1.hap2.+ XY, whole genome shotgun sequence DNA encodes these proteins:
- the LMO2 gene encoding rhombotin-2, with protein sequence MEGSAVTVLERGGASSPPERRSKRRRRSGGGGARASEGVRAPAAGQPRATKGAPPPPGTPPPSPMSSAIERKSLDPSEEPVDEVLQIPPSLLTCGGCQQNIGDRYFLKAIDQYWHEDCLSCDLCGCRLGEVGRRLYYKLGRKLCRRDYLRLFGQDGLCASCDRRIRAYEMTMRVRDKVYHLECFKCAACQKHFCVGDRYLLINSDIVCEQDIYEWTKVNGMI encoded by the exons ATGGAAG GGAGCGCGGTGACTGTCCTTGAGCGCGGAGGGGCGAGCTCGCCGCCAGAGCGCCGGAGCAAGAGGAGGCGCAGGAGCGGAGGCGGCGGCGCGCGAGCATCCGAGGGGGTCCGAGCCCCGGCAGCCGGCCAGCCCCGCGCCACAAAGGGAGCGCCCCCGCCGCCTGGcacaccacctccctccccaatGTCCTCGGCCATCGAGAGGAAGAGCCTGGACCCGTCTGA GGAGCCAGTGGATGAGGTGCTGCAGATCCCCCCATCCCTGCTGACATGTGGAGGCTGCCAGCAGAACATCGGGGACCGCTACTTCCTGAAGGCCATCGACCAGTACTGGCACGAGGACTGCCTCAGCTGTGACCTCTGCGGGTGCCGGCTGGGCGAGGTGGGCCGGCGCCTCTACTACAAGCTGGGCAGGAAGCTCTGCCGCAGAGACTATCTCAG GCTCTTTGGCCAGGACGGCCTCTGCGCCTCCTGTGACAGGCGGATCCGTGCCTACGAGATGACGATGCGGGTGAGGGACAAAGTGTATCACCTGGAATGTTTCAAATGTGCCGCCTGTCAGAAGCACTTCTGTGTGGGTGACAGATACCTTCTCATCAACTCCGATATAGTGTGTGAACAGGACATCTATGAGTGGACTAAGGTCAATGGGATGATATAG